Part of the Tolypothrix sp. PCC 7910 genome, TAAAGAGTAAAATTCTGCACCCTCGACCACAAAATGATGTTTTTGGTATTGCAAGGAAAGTGCTTGAAAACTAGCTAGGACAACGTTAAATCCTTCAGTAACAGGTGCAGTTACACTGTGATCCAATAAAACAGGATTGTCATAAACATGACCATAATTTTTTAACACAGTAGTGGTATCAGACATTGTTCTCCTCGCTTGTGATCAGTTAGGGTTTTAAACTTCGGAGTTTCTACATATTAACATTCTAAAAATTAAAAGCAATTCCAATTTATTTCATAGACTTTTAATTTTTTCATTACTAAAATTATTCAATTTCATTCTTATACTGAAGGGTTGTTCTGGGGAAGAAGGGTCACACAGACCCGATTAATCGCGTCTGTACAAGAGTCAAAGGTCAAGGGTCAAAGGTCAAGAGTCAAAAAAATTTATCTCCTTCATCTCCCTCATCCCAGTCCCTAATCCCCAGTCCCCAATCCCCATTAATAAGAGAACATTGCAAATATTAGAGATTTTTATCTAAAATAAATGAGAATTCTTTGCATCTAAGCTATGCTTATTTATAAAGCTGGGATGCCAAAGATGGGAAACATCAGGGAAGCAAAGCAGCATAATTACTGCAAAATAGTCGCATTTTGAAGGTACATCTCTTGAAATCGTTTAGTTCAGAAGTAGAAAGCAAGCACACCTTAGAAGTGAATTGGGCAGATCGTTGGCAAGTTTATCAACGCCTACAGGAATTAGAGATTCCGTGTTGGTGTGAGTCCAACCAACCATTGCAAGTTGAAATTACTAATCCTTTAGCAATAATTCAACTTTGGAGCGTGATGCGCCAGTTCAGTGTTTCCCGTCAAGACATAATTTCGAGTCTGGAGAAAAGCTGGCTACGTCCCTATCGCTGAAGCTATCTCGCTAAAAAGGTTGTCTTATAAATAACAGGTAAAACCAACATGAGTGGATCGCACGCTACCGAAGTATCAGATTTTTGCATTGAAGGAAGATTTCTCGATTTTGTTATTAAAGATGGCTATAAGCTCAAAGGCTTGCTCATCGGGACTGCTGAAGGGGAATCTTATGTGAAACTTGGTAAACATTTACAATATGCTTTTGATTTGCGCTTACCGCCTGGTACTTGGCTGCAAATTGTAGGGACAAGAAAGCAAGAAGCAAAAAGTGGCAAAATCACGTTGAAAGCTGAACGCGTGATGGCAGCAAGCCCCGAAGTTTCCCGGATTCATACGGTGACGACATTAACAGCAGCCCCGTCTATTAATAAAACTAAAGAGAAATCTCCTAAAACTAAAAGCACTATTTTGGTTTGCCAAAAATCTGATTGCATAAAACGCGGTGGCAAAGGACTTTGCCAAGCGTTGGAAGCAGCTTTGAGCGATCGCGGTTTGGAAGACCAAGTTACGATTAAAGGTACTGGCTGTATGAAAAACTGCAAAGCCGGGCCTAATCTAGTTATGCCCGATAAAACTCGCTACAGCCGCATTCAAGCTGCACAAGTTCCTGCACTCATGGATAAGCATTTTGCAAATAATAGCGAGAAACAGCAGCCAGAGCTTCAAAAAGAAATAGTTATACCTGTTGTCAGCAATAGTTAGTTAAGTAGTGACTATTTCATGTGAAAATATAATTAAGAAATTTTTCGTGTTCCCTTTTCTTGATCGACTGTGAGATTTTGCAAAAATATTGCAAAATCAGTGTCAAATAAATTCAGATGTTACAGTCTATGTAGTAAGTATTTTAGTGCTTTTTTAGCAGTTCACTGCTTGCTACTTAATGTGTAAGATTGCCTTTATCAACTTTGAAAATACAGATAACTACTAATGCACACAAGTAATTTATTGTGTGCCTTTTCAGTTGGAAATTATATGTA contains:
- a CDS encoding Asr1405/Asl0597 family protein, which produces MKSFSSEVESKHTLEVNWADRWQVYQRLQELEIPCWCESNQPLQVEITNPLAIIQLWSVMRQFSVSRQDIISSLEKSWLRPYR
- a CDS encoding (2Fe-2S) ferredoxin domain-containing protein — protein: MSGSHATEVSDFCIEGRFLDFVIKDGYKLKGLLIGTAEGESYVKLGKHLQYAFDLRLPPGTWLQIVGTRKQEAKSGKITLKAERVMAASPEVSRIHTVTTLTAAPSINKTKEKSPKTKSTILVCQKSDCIKRGGKGLCQALEAALSDRGLEDQVTIKGTGCMKNCKAGPNLVMPDKTRYSRIQAAQVPALMDKHFANNSEKQQPELQKEIVIPVVSNS